In Vanessa tameamea isolate UH-Manoa-2023 chromosome 19, ilVanTame1 primary haplotype, whole genome shotgun sequence, one genomic interval encodes:
- the LOC113399423 gene encoding tubulin--tyrosine ligase-like protein 12: MDGIASYSAFLAAHKPQLVLSGVPEHFWAILCKKIKDQIFDSGSAFQLVKIDYDEDERAPYDPLWSVMAVRDIDRTNSSHIYLIDHAWTFKINSIRNNLRNVPVLLERMCNLIQATSQTTEGKINEVCQKIWKYANTYAIESEELSVEDRVPVWYVMDELGSGITHSDNPNFRIVPFMYIPEQLTYTLLFPIENVEEGDIITRNFVEGHYTDSLQREAMLIPWSYYEHFDDDFNQEEPDANYFLEGHIVESLPELELLNENKQNTATLKVFSEYEFINQHLTAPGFEIVDNENDADILWYTNHFKTFKELSATPHKFVNQFPFEYVITIKDLLAIVARRGQKKLNLDENNLETLPAWLPTTFNMKTELPKLIAYYIQRQKQGLDNHWICKPYNLARGLDTYISDNLDFLCRLPMSGPKVAQKYIENPVLFERQDVGLVKFDVRYVILLKSVNPTVLYVYNNFFLRLSNKEFTLDNFDDYEKHFTVMNYSEGVPLFKLLCEDFKAAWLEQYANYNWAEVEKSIFKMFSELFTAATAKDAPCGVAKSPQSRALYAADIMLSWNENDKDKFIQPKLLEVNWMPDCRRACEYYPDFYNDIFSVMFLDKEVNTCTKIL, encoded by the coding sequence ATGGATGGAATAGCCAGTTATAGTGCATTTTTAGCAGCTCATAAACCGCAACTTGTTTTATCTGGTGTTCCAGAACATTTCTGGGCGatcttatgtaaaaaaattaaagatcaaATATTTGACTCCGGTTCAGCATTTCAATTGGTAAAAATTGATTATGATGAAGATGAAAGGGCACCCTATGATCCTCTATGGAGTGTCATGGCAGTCCGAGATATAGATCGAACAAATTCTAGTCATATTTATCTTATTGATCACGCGTGGACATTTAAGATAAATAGCATTCGAAATAACCTAAGAAATGTACCGGTGCTTTTAGAAAGAATGTGTAACCTTATACAAGCAACCTCCCAAACCACTGAAGGCAAAATCAACGAAGTTTGTCAAAAGATATGGAAATATGCGAATACTTACGCTATCGAAAGTGAAGAGCTATCAGTTGAAGATAGGGTACCAGTGTGGTATGTAATGGATGAATTGGGTTCAGGGATTACACATTCAGATAATCCAAATTTTCGTATAGTTCCATTTATGTATATACCAGAACAACTGACATACACATTGCTTTTTCCAATTGAAAATGTTGAAGAAGGTGATATTATCACAAGAAACTTTGTAGAAGGGCATTATACTGACTCGCTTCAAAGAGAAGCTATGCTTATACCTTGGAGCTATTATGAACattttgatgatgattttaACCAAGAAGAGCCTgatgcaaattattttttggaagGGCATATAGTGGAATCGCTACCAGAGTTAGaattgttaaatgaaaataaacaaaacactgCTACACTAAAAGTTTTTTCTGAGTATGAATTCATTAACCAACATTTGACTGCTCCTGGATTTGAAATAGTTGACAATGAAAATGATGCTGATATTCTTTGGTATACTAATCATTTTAAAACCTTTAAGGAATTGAGTGCCACTCCTCATAAATTTGTAAATCAATTCCCCTTTGAGTATGTGATAACAATTAAGGACCTTTTAGCTATAGTAGCGAGGCGAGGTCAGAAAAAACTTAATCTTGATGAGAATAACCTTGAAACATTACCAGCTTGGCTCCCCACAACTTTTAACATGAAAACAGAATTACCTAAATTAATTGCATATTATATACAGAGGCAGAAGCAAGGATTAGACAATCACTGGATATGTAAGCCATATAACTTAGCTCGAGGCTTAGATACTTATATTTCTgacaatttagattttttatgccGTCTACCAATGTCTGGCCCTAAGGTTGCACAGAAGTATATAGAAAACCCAGTATTATTTGAAAGGCAAGATGTTGGACTAGTAAAATTTGATGTACGCTATGTGATTTTACTAAAATCAGTAAATCCTACTGtactttatgtttataataatttcttccTTAGACTTTCTAATAAAGAATTTACACTTGATAATTTTGATGATTATGAAAAACATTTCACTGTCATGAATTACAGCGAAGGTGTCCcactgtttaaattattatgtgaagaTTTCAAAGCAGCTTGGTTGGAACAGTATGCCAATTATAACTGGGCTGAAGTAGAaaagtcaatatttaaaatgttttcagaaTTATTTACTGCAGCCACTGCAAAAGATGCTCCCTGTGGCGTTGCAAAAAGTCCACAATCAAGAGCTCTATATGCTGCAGATATTATGCTCAGTTGGAATGAAAATGACAAAGATAAATTCATACAGCCTAAATTATTGGAAGTAAACTGGATGCCAGATTGTCGCAGAGCTTGTGAATATTATCCAGATTTCTATAATGATATCTTTTCAGTTATGTTTCTGGATAAGGAAGTGAATACCTGTACTAAGATTTTGTAA
- the LOC113399441 gene encoding zinc finger protein-like 1 homolog — protein MGLCKCPKRRVTNQFCFEHRVNVCEYCMVTNHPKCIIQSYLQWLQDSDYNPICEICTKSLSEGECIRLTCYHVFHWECAESRYRALPRTTAPAGYLCPSCATPVFPPPNLVSPVADVLRESLAGVNWARAGLGLPLLSEDQDLKGAAGRRSQSPNQNQFFQTVENQRGTPVGASDDESTNRSAASTPHSIVQIPDDLINMYDNTSLKRNDSLQGGQTSRKGFKTLNQSKPLLNFDHDENKYKQKSTFAWISRWWKNSLPPSRVRRAGGIYKRYWIMLFVLIALVTILLLLSHRDVDIDSPFGSIQDSDKRILQKN, from the exons atgGGACTTTGCAAATGTCCAAAAAGAAGAGTAACCAATCAATTTTGCTTCGAACATCGTGTAAATGTTTGTGAATATTGTATGGTGACGAACCACCCGAAG TGTATTATACAATCGTATCTTCAATGGTTACAAGATAGTGATTATAATCCAATTTGTGAAATATGCACAAAAAGTTTATCTGAAGGAGAGTGTATACGCTTAACTTGTTATC ATGTATTCCATTGGGAGTGTGCAGAGTCTCGATACCGTGCATTACCGCGTACAACGGCGCCGGCTGGATACCTGTGTCCTTCCTGTGCAACACCTGTCTTTCCTCCACCCAATCTTGTATCGCCTGTAGCAGATGTGCTTAGAGAAAGTTTAGCTGGTGTCAACTGGGCTAGAGCTGGTCTGGGACTCCCCCTG CTTTCAGAAGATCAAGATTTGAAAGGGGCAGCTGGTAGACGTAGCCAGTCACCAAATCAAAATCAGTTCTTTCAAACAGTTGAGAATCAAAGAGGGACTCCAGTTGGGGCAAGTGATGATGAGTCAACTAACAGATCAGCTGCCAGCACACCACATTCCATTGTTCAAATACCCGATGACCTTATCAATATGTATGATAATACATCCCTCAAAAGAAATGATAGCTTGCAAG gAGGTCAAACTTCAAGAAAAGGTTTTAAAACCCTAAATCAGTCTAAACCATTGCTTAATTTCGATcatgatgaaaataaatataagcaaaaatCAACATTTGCCTGGATAAGCAGGTGGTGGAA GAACTCTCTACCGCCCTCTCGGGTCAGAAGAGCAGGAGGCATTTATAAGAGATATTGGATCATGTTATTTGTCCTTATCGCCTTGGTTACCATTTTATTGCTTCTTAGCCATAGAGATGTTGACATTGACAGTCCTTTTGGCTCCATTCAAGATAGTGACAAGAGAATACTACAGAAAAACtaa
- the LOC113399436 gene encoding small ribosomal subunit protein uS5m has protein sequence MASKILAIRNVVNKPLNFFVNKIPQYQTTGYNLKNISTTTIACLNFFNKLPAEKLWKSVTSVSNAGAKKGRGKGAGRIRIRDLNRGQIIGTGKINMLWPGLSAPVIRGRELLKQQRLPDDPERMEKLIKLRDSMTRFRRLRLSPIERGWSGSRMPGRSIGAPDPVGDEEFTGFDTKVLQLRPLLIMKGSLGRTRNYQAMVVTGNGQGLAGFGIGKAKEAPAALRKAKNRAGKKLMNFDIYNGHTVFHDFFTAFGKTKIYVQKKNEGHGLKCHRAIKEICQAIGIKDLRAKLEGSNNLQHIVKAFFVGLLQQRTHQQLAEEKKLHLVEFRAENEHYPIVVASPSVVRTKEEIPKDETLDFNQYIMNDRVIFRRKKFPRFYETMPHYEIFLKKYEKFRNHEKIRLNLKVEYGEIKSFLTDKYPEPKEEKET, from the exons ATGGCTAGCAAAATACTTGCGATTAGAAATGTAGTTAATAAGcctttgaatttttttgtaaacaaaataccACAATATCAAACTACTGGATATAACCTTAAAAACATCAGTACTACGACGATTGCTTGCCTTAACTTCTTCAATAAAT TACCGGCCGAGAAATTATGGAAATCAGTGACATCTGTAAGTAATGCTGGAGCTAAAAAAGGTCGTGGTAAAGGAGCTGGACGGATTCGTATTCGAGATTTAAATCGTGGACAGATAATTGGTACTGGTAAAATTAACATGCTGTGGCCAGGCTTGTCTGCTCCAGTCATAAGGGGCAGAGAATTACTTAAACAACAACGTTTACCAGATGATCCTGAAAG AATGGAGAAGCTTATTAAGCTACGAGATTCAATGACTAGGTTCAGACGATTGAGATTAAGCCCTATTGAGCGTGGTTGGTCTGGTTCACGTATGCCAGGTCGTAGCATCGGAGCCCCAGACCCAGTTGGAGAtg AAGAGTTCACTGGATTTGATACAAAAGTTCTGCAACTCAGACCTCTCCTGATTATGAAAGGAAGTTTAGGCCGCACAAGAAACTACCAAGCTAtg gtTGTAACTGGAAATGGTCAAGGTCTAGCTGGATTTGGTATAGGAAAGGCAAAAGAAGCACCTGCTGCATTAAGAAAAGCCAAAAACAGGGCTGGAAAAAAATTgatgaattttgatatttataacgGTCACacag TTTTCCATGACTTCTTCACAGCATTtggtaaaactaaaatatatgtgCAAAAGAAGAATGAAGGACATGGCTTAAAGTGTCACAGAGCCATAAAAGAGATTTGCCAAGCTATCGGTATTAAGGATCTCAGGGCTAAGCTAGAGGGCTCCAATAATTTACAACATATTGTTAAGGCTTTTTTTGTTGGACTTTTACAACAg AGAACTCACCAGCAGCTTGCTGAAGAAAAGAAACTTCATTTAGTTGAGTTTAGGGCTGAAAATGAACATTATCCTATTGTTGTTGCCAGCCCTTCAGTAGTTAGAACCAAAGAAGAAATACCTAAAGATGAGACTTTAGATTTCAATCAGTATATCATGAATGACCGAGTGATCTTCAGGCGAAAGAAGTTCCCACGATTCTACGAAACAATGCCACactatgaaatatttcttaaaaaatatgaaaaattcagAAATCATGAAAAAATTCGTTTGAATCTTAAAGTTGAATATGgagaaataaaaagttttctgACTGATAAATATCCAGAACCGAAGGAAGAAAAGGAGACatag